From Melitaea cinxia chromosome 23, ilMelCinx1.1, whole genome shotgun sequence, the proteins below share one genomic window:
- the LOC123665283 gene encoding coatomer subunit alpha: MLTKFETKSARVKGISFHAKRPWVLASLHNGVIQLWDYRMCTLLEKFDEHDGPVRGICFHIQQPLFVSGGDDYKIKVWNYKQRRCLFTLLGHLDYIRTTFFHHEYPWILSASDDQTIRIWNWQSRQCISVLTGHNHYVMCAQFHPTEDLLVSASLDQSVRVWDFSGLRKKSVAPGPSGLAEHLRNPQATDLFGQADAVVKHVLEGHDRGVNWASFHPSLPLIVSAADDRQVKLWRMNDAKAWEVDTCRGHYNNVSCALFHARHDLILSNSEDKSIRVWDMTKRTCLHTFRREHERYWVLSAHPTLNLFAAGHDAGMILFKLQRERPAFALHNNMLFYIKDRQLRKLDMSTNRDSPVMQIKSSGRNLPYSMSFNHAEWCVLVTWRSGDSSSYELYAAPREAESGSPPEPLRGHATSAVWVARNRFAALEKNNQLVIKNLKNEVSKRIATPTCEEILYAGTGVLLLKEPDSVQLLDVQQKRTVASVKISKCRYAIWNSDMSLVALLGKHTVTICTKKLEQLCSITEGARVKSGAFDDSTPQPVFIYTTANHIKYCCRDGDYGIIRTLDVPVYVVKVLAGDAGARVVCLDREARPKVLAVDPTEYRFKLALVTRQYDQVLHMVRTAKLVGQSIIAYLQEKGYPEVALHFVKDPQTRLSLALQCGNIEVALEAAKSLDEPESWDKLAQAALMTGNHQIVEMCYQRTKNFDKLSFLYLITGNLDKLRKMMKIAEIRKDVSSQFQGALLLGDVSERIRLLENAGQLSLAYLTAINHKQLEDAERLKAALEAANLPIPKANPNAVFLRPPLPVQKAQPNWPLLAVSKSFFEVAGGARAGGEGAGVAGAAAVADEPLEAAGAWGDDDLPPDEEGEGEPMEDACDDGGWDVGDEDLELPEELAPVSADIDGEESSEYFVAPTRGVSAALGAKLKTAHDYVATGQFEIACRLLNEQVGIVNFEPYLETFLDMYSRARIQFGALPLIAPLAAHLHRNWKEASGKELLPVVTVKLSSLVAQLQACYQLTTSGKFSEAVTRLKSLARLVPLLQLETRQELAEATQLLAICKDYLLGLEMETARKAMPKNTLEEQKRTCEMAAYFTHCKLQPVHQILTLRTALNMFFKLKNYRTAASFARRLLELGPRPEVAQQARKILQACEKTPTDEHQLLYDEHNPFNICGISYKPIYRGKPEEKCSLCGASFMPEHKGKLCPVCGVSEIGKDVLGLRICPLQFQR, encoded by the exons ACAATAAGAATTTGGAACTGGCAATCAAGACAATGCATTAGTGTGCTAACAGGACATAATCATTATGTGATGTGTGCTCAATTCCACCCCACGGAGGACCTACTCGTCTCTGCATCCTTAGATCAATCTGTGAGGGTATGGGATTTCTCTGGGCTAAGAAAGAAAAGTGTGGCTCCTGGACCGTCTGGGTTAGCCGAGCACTTGAGAAACCCCCAGGCCACTGACTTGTTCGGACAG GCCGATGCGGTTGTAAAGCATGTATTGGAAGGTCACGACCGCGGTGTGAACTGGGCTTCTTTCCATCCTTCGTTACCACTTATTGTGTCTGCAGCTGATGATCGTCAAGTTAAATTATGGAGAATGAATGATGCtaag GCTTGGGAAGTAGACACATGCCGCGGTCACTACAACAACGTGTCATGTGCATTGTTCCACGCAAGACACGATCTCATACTATCTAACAGTGAGGATAAGTCTATCAGAGTCTGGGATATGACTAAACGTACTTGCTTGCATACGTTCCGCAGAGAACACGAACG TTACTGGGTGTTATCTGCTCATCCAACTTTGAACTTATTTGCCGCTGGTCACGATGCTGGTATGATTCTCTTCAAGTTGCAAAGAGAAAGACCTGCATTTGCACTGCACAATAACATGTTGTTCTATATTAAAGACag acAATTGCGCAAGTTGGACATGTCTACAAATAGAGATTCCCCGGTGATGCAAATTAAAAGCAGTGGCCGCAATCTTCCGTACAG TATGTCATTCAACCATGCGGAGTGGTGTGTACTAGTGACCTGGAGGTCCGGAGACAGTAGTTCATATGAATTATATGCGGCACCAAGAGAGGCAGAGTCCGGTTCCCCGCCAGAACCTCTACGTGGACACGCCACCTCTGCAGTGTGGGTAGCGAGGAACCGTTTTGCTGCTTTGGAGAAGAATAATCAG CTGGTTATCAAGAACCTGAAGAACGAAGTGTCGAAGCGTATCGCGACGCCTACGTGCGAAGAAATCCTCTACGCTGGTACTGGAGTCCTCTTGCTAAAAGAACCTGACTCCGTACAACTGTTAGACGTTCAACAGAAGCGCACCGTAGCCAGT GTAAAGATATCAAAATGCCGTTACGCAATTTGGAACTCGGACATGTCTCTTGTGGCGCTACTCGGCAAGCACACTGTGACCATATGTACTAAGAAGCTAGAACAACTGTGTTCTATCACCGAGGGGGCCCGGGTGAAGTCGGGGGCCTTCGATGACTCGACACCACAACCGGTGTTTATTTACACTACAGCCAACCATATCAAGTACTGCTGCAGAGATGG CGACTACGGCATAATCCGCACGCTGGACGTGCCCGTGTACGTGGTGAAGGTGCTGGCGGGCGACGCGGGCGCGCGCGTCGTGTGTCTGGACCGCGAGGCGCGCCCCAAGGTGCTGGCCGTCGACCCCACGGAGTACAG GTTCAAGTTAGCGCTTGTGACGCGTCAGTACGACCAAGTCCTGCACATGGTGAGGACCGCGAAGCTGGTGGGGCAGAGCATCATCGCCTACTTACAAGAGAAAG GATATCCTGAAGTGGCACTCCATTTCGTCAAGGACCCACAAACTCGCCTATCCCTCGCCCTACAGTGCGGTAATATAGAAGTAGCCCTTGAAGCTGCCAAAAGCTTGGATGAGCCAGAATCATGGGACAAGCTGGCTCAAGCTGCTTTAATGACTGGAAACCATCAG ATTGTGGAAATGTGCTACCAACGTACCAAGAATTTCGACAAGCTATCATTCCTGTACTTGATCACGGGTAATTTGGATAAACTAAGGAAGATGATGAAGATAGCTGAGATAAGAAAAGACGTGTCATCGCAGTTCCAAGGCGCTCTGCTCTTGGGTGATGTTAGTGAACGGATCAGGCTTTTGGAAAATGCTGGACAG cTGTCCCTGGCATATTTAACCGCAATCAATCACAAGCAATTAGAGGATGCAGAAAGATTGAAGGCAGCGTTAGAGGCAGCAAACTTACCGATACCAAAAGCTAATCCAAATGCAGTATTCCTGAGACCACCTCTACCGGTGCAAAAGGCCCAACCCAACTGGCCTTTACTGGCAGTATCTAA GAGTTTCTTCGAGGTGGCGGGTGGTGCCCGGGCCGGGGGGGAGGGGGCGGGGGTGGCGGGCGCGGCCGCCGTCGCCGACGAGCCCCTGGAGGCCGCGGGCGCCTGGGGGGATGACGACCTGCCTCCCGAT GAGGAAGGCGAAGGTGAGCCGATGGAGGACGCGTGTGATGACGGAGGCTGGGATGTGGGCGATGAAGATTTAGAGCTACCAGAAGAATTGGCGCCAGTGTCAG CGGATATTGATGGAGAGGAGTCATCGGAGTACTTTGTAGCGCCCACTCGGGGTGTGAGTGCGGCACTCGGAGCCAAATTGAAGACAGCGCATGACTATGTCGCCACCGGGCAGTTTGAGATCGCTTGCAG ATTGCTAAACGAGCAAGTGGGCATAGTGAACTTCGAGCCGTATTTGGAGACATTCCTGGATATGTATTCGCGTGCTAGGATACAGTTTGGTGCTCTGCCACTAATAGCGCCCCTCGCTGCCCATCTACACCGGAATTGGAAGGAGGCTAGCGGGAAAGAACTGCTTCCTGTTGTCA CGGTGAAACTAAGCTCACTAGTGGCACAACTACAGGCTTGCTACCAGCTGACCACTAGCGGCAAGTTCTCAGAGGCAGTGACCAGACTCAAGAGCCTGGCGCGCCTGGTGCCGCTGTTGCAGCTGGAGACGCGCCAGGAGCTGGCGGAGGCCACGCAGCTGCTGGCCATCTGCAAGGACTACCTCCTGGGCTTGGAGATGGAGACCGCGAGGAAGG caatGCCGAAAAACACGCTCGAAGAACAGAAACGGACGTGCGAAATGGCCGCCTACTTCACCCACTGCAAACTACAACCCGTCCACCAAATCTTGACCCTCAGAACAGCTCTAAACATGTTCTTCAAACTGAAGAACTATAGAACCGCTGCATCCTTTGCCCGACGGCTCTTAGAGCTTGGTCCTAGACCGGAAGTAGCCCAACAAGCGAGAAAGATTCTCCAAGCTTGCGAAAAGACACCAACAGACGAACACCAACTTTTGTACGACGAACACAACCCGTTCAATATCTGTGGAATCAGCTATAagcctatttatcgaggaaaGCCTGAAGAAAAATGTTCCCTGTGTGGCGCTAGCTTTATGCCAGAACATAAAGGGAAGCTGTGCCCCGTGTGTGGCGTTTCAGAGATCGGCAAAGATGTATTGGGACTAAGAATTTGTCCGCTGCAGTTCCAgagataa
- the LOC123665284 gene encoding facilitated trehalose transporter Tret1-like, with product MFDKFGQDLKLKWHQYLYASLASYGSLCTGMSMGWTSPVFPQLASNNSPLPRAPTLQEESWIGSLLVLGGLLGPLITVPLSNRIGRRLIVMGSNVPLLLGWLLAGVATNLPTLYAARIMWGCATGMQFATVPLYIGEIAEDKIRGSLSALFLLFINIGFLLAYAIGPFSTYWGLTATGGILSLFYVPFTWFIPETPFFLVYKGKIDEASTILQKLRGLSKDVVQSELDGLQAMVAREFRVEPSVKDLWATRGNIKALGICVFLAMLLQLSGIDVLLFYMEELLVKVGTRISASDGTIIMGVVQVITSCITPLVVDRLGRKLLMWTTSLGLTIFLGIIGIYALLDSHFKYNVESWAFLPLLCLIIYMILFTLGVGPVPWILVAEMFPVRTKCLASGIASFMCWLAGFVWTRFFRDVAASYGIYTAFWILAICCGLGFIFSISPLLPETKGKTFDEIQDMLNNRTKEPKPEAV from the exons ATGTTTGACAAATTTGGTCaagacttgaaattaaaatggcACCAATATTTATATGCGTCATTag caAGCTATGGCAGTCTATGCACTGGGATGTCTATGGGGTGGACATCCCCAGTATTCCCGCAGCTTGCTTCAAATAACTCCCCCCTACCACGGGCGCCTACATTACAGGAGGAATCATGGATAGGGTCATTGCTTGTTCTTGGAGGATTACTTG GACCACTGATAACAGTTCCATTATCAAATCGCATCGGTCGGAGGTTGATCGTTATGGGATCGAACGTTCCTCTGCTGCTCGGTTGGTTGCTGGCTGGTGTGGCGACCAACCTGCCGACCTTATACGCCGCCCGCATCATGTGGGGTTGCGCTACCGGCATGCAATTTGCCACTGTGCCCTTGTATATTGGGGAGATAGCTGAG GACAAAATCCGCGGATCCCTCAGTGCCCTATTTTTGCTCTTCATCAACATTGGCTTCCTCCTGGCATATGCTATTGGTCCGTTTTCAACATACTGGGGGCTCACGGCGACTGGCGGTATACTGTCACTATTCTACGTCCCCTTTACTTGGTTCATACCAGAAACACCATTCTTCTTGGTTTATAAAG GTAAAATTGATGAAGCTTCGACTATTTTACAAAAGTTGCGAGGTTTATCTAAAGACGTCGTACAGTCTGAACTAGATGGACTACAAGCAATGGTAGCGAGAGAGTTCAGAGTGGAACCTAGCGTTAAAGACTTGTGGGCTACTAGAGGAAATATAAAGGCTTtag GCATTTGCGTGTTCTTAGCGATGTTATTACAACTGTCCGGGATCGATGTCCTTTTGTTTTATATGGAAGAACTTTTAGTGAAAGTTGGCACGCGGATATCTGCCTCAGATGGAACTATCATTATGGGTGTTGTTCAA gTAATAACGAGTTGTATAACACCCCTTGTAGTGGACCGACTAGGAAGAAAACTTCTGATGTGGACGACGTCGCTGGGTCTCACTATATTTTTG GGTATTATAGGCATCTACGCTTTACTAGATTCACATTTCAAATACAACGTTGAATCATGGGCATTCCTTCCACTTTTATGCCTCATTATCTACATGATACTTTTTACTCTAG GTGTTGGTCCAGTACCATGGATCTTGGTCGCGGAGATGTTCCCCGTAAGAACCAAATGTCTTGCCAGCGGTATCGCTTCCTTCATGTGCTGGCTGGCTGGGTTCGTCTGGACCag atTCTTCCGTGATGTGGCCGCGTCTTACGGTATCTACACTGCTTTCTGGATTCTCGCTATCTGCTGTGGACTTGGCTTTATATTCTCCATTAGTCCATTGCTGCCAGAGACGAAAGGGAAAACTTTCGACGAAATTCAGGATATGCTTAATAACAG GACTAAAGAACCAAAACCAGAAGCTGTGTGA